Part of the Sulfuricurvum kujiense DSM 16994 genome, GAAGGGCATTCATATACGCTTCGCGCAATGCAAATTTATCGACATACGAGTTAAAAGCACAATAGGAACATTTGCTGTCGCAAAAAGGGATGTGAATATATAAAAGCATATCAGGATTATAGTATTTTTAATAGCGAATAGTTTACAATACCCCTTTAAAATATACGAAGAAGATGGTGAATGACCGAAAATAAGTTCTACCGACCGAATGTGGCGGCGATTATAGTCTCTCATGAATATCCTGAGATTAAAGATGTTTTTATCGCCGAACGCAGTGATTTGGTGGGAGTGTGGCAGTTTCCTCAAGGGGGAATTGATGAGGGTGAATCGGCTGAAGAGGCACTTTTTCGAGAACTCGGCGAAGAGATCGGTACCAAAAAGGTAGAGGTCATCGCCGAGTATCCCGAATGGATCGCCTATGACTTTCCTCCTCATGTTGCGGCAAAAATGGCTCCGTATGCGGGGCAAAAGCAGCGCTATTATCTGGTACGCTTGAAAAAAGGGGCCAAGATCAATTTGGATACGAAGCATCCTGAGTTTAAAGCGTACCGTTTTGTTGCCGTTGACGAGCTGCTTGGTCACATCGCCCATTTTAAAAAACCGGTTTATGAGCGGGTCATTTCCTATTTTAGAGCCAAGGGGTATCTGTAATGTTAATTGTTCAAAAATTCGGCGGCACCAGTGTCGGCGATTTGGAGCGGATCCAAAACGTCGCCAATCGTGTCTCTCAAACGCTTAAAGAGGGGCATCAAGTGGTTGTCGTAGTATCGGCCATGAGCGGTGAAACCAACAAGCTTATCGCTTTCGCGGAACACTATACCGCGACGCCGGAACGCAGCGAAGTCGATATGTTGCTTAGTTCAGGGGAACGGGTTACGGCAGCGCTTCTTTCGATTGCGCTCAATGCAATGGGACATAAAGCAACCTCGATGAGCGGCCGTCGTGCCGGAATCGTGACCGACAGTATTCATACGAAGGCGCGGATTGAGAGCATTGACCCTTCAGCCATGCACGCAGAACTCGCTCTAGGAAAAGTTGTTGTTGTCGCAGGATTTCAGGGGGTAAGCGAAAGCGGTCAAGTGACCACCCTCGGACGGGGCGGGTCGGATCTCTCCGCGGTTGCCGTTGCCGGAGCGCTTAAAGCCGATTTGTGTGAGATTTATACCGATGTTGACGGTATTTATACCACCGATCCGCGTATCGAGCCAAAAGCGAAGAAAATGGAGCGGATCAGTTACGATGAGATGCTCGAACTCGCTTCTCTCGGAGCCAAAGTACTTCAAAACCGTTCAGTTGAACTCGCTAAAAAATTAAACGTTAACCTCGTAACCCGCTCCAGTTTTAGTAATGCGGAAGGGACACTTATTACAAAGGAAGAGAATATTATGGAACAACCACTAGTCAGCGGTATCGCACTCGATAAAAACCAAGCACGCGTATCACTCAGCGGCGTTATTGACCGTCCGGGGATCGCTTCGGACATTTTTACCCGTTTGGCCGACAACAGTGTTAATATCGATATGATTATTCAAACATCCGGACATGACGGAAAAACCAATCTCGATTTTACCGTTCCTAAAACCGAATTGATTGATGCGAAAAAAGTAGTGGAAACGTTTATCGCTGATGATGAGATCAGCGAAGCGAGTTATGATGAATGTATCTGCAAGGTCTCCATCGTCGGTGTCGGGATGAAATCACACACCGGCGTTGCGGCAAAAGCGTTCCAAACGATGGCTGCGGAAAATATTAATATCATGATGATCTCTACCTCTGAGATCAAGGTATCAATGGTAATTGATGAGAAGTATGCGGAGCTTTCAGTCCGTTCACTTCATAATGCTTATTCATTGGATCAATAGTGCGTCAATTTGATCAATGGACATTAGAATCGATCCGCTCCGAAGGGGCGTCGATGAGCTGGTTCGAAGAACAACGTTTCGAATGGACGCCGGCGATTGCTAATGCCATGGATCAGGTGATGGGTGGAAAAAGTCTCGTCCTTATCACCGATCATGACCGAAAATGGTTTGCCCACTACATTATTTCCTCTTTAAATAAACGGACCCAAGACCGTCCGATGATCCCTATCGTATGTATCGATTCTCTTTACCCCCATTATGATCATATCAGCGGAGGAGAATCGATCGATATGATCGGTGATATGCTCGATATCGCCTACAAAGGGGATTACTTTTTTTGGTATGTCGGCCGAGGGGACGACCGTCGAGCCGATATAGCCAAACGGAGTACCAATTCCTTGTTGTGGATTATGGACGAGCGGTTTCAAAACGCACTGGTGCTCCGTTCCCATGATCCGCTGATCGATATTAAACTGCTGCAACTCTATCG contains:
- a CDS encoding RNA pyrophosphohydrolase translates to MTENKFYRPNVAAIIVSHEYPEIKDVFIAERSDLVGVWQFPQGGIDEGESAEEALFRELGEEIGTKKVEVIAEYPEWIAYDFPPHVAAKMAPYAGQKQRYYLVRLKKGAKINLDTKHPEFKAYRFVAVDELLGHIAHFKKPVYERVISYFRAKGYL
- a CDS encoding HobA family DNA replication regulator, whose translation is MRQFDQWTLESIRSEGASMSWFEEQRFEWTPAIANAMDQVMGGKSLVLITDHDRKWFAHYIISSLNKRTQDRPMIPIVCIDSLYPHYDHISGGESIDMIGDMLDIAYKGDYFFWYVGRGDDRRADIAKRSTNSLLWIMDERFQNALVLRSHDPLIDIKLLQLYRLFDKTLSAVLFGEINVRE
- a CDS encoding aspartate kinase, yielding MLIVQKFGGTSVGDLERIQNVANRVSQTLKEGHQVVVVVSAMSGETNKLIAFAEHYTATPERSEVDMLLSSGERVTAALLSIALNAMGHKATSMSGRRAGIVTDSIHTKARIESIDPSAMHAELALGKVVVVAGFQGVSESGQVTTLGRGGSDLSAVAVAGALKADLCEIYTDVDGIYTTDPRIEPKAKKMERISYDEMLELASLGAKVLQNRSVELAKKLNVNLVTRSSFSNAEGTLITKEENIMEQPLVSGIALDKNQARVSLSGVIDRPGIASDIFTRLADNSVNIDMIIQTSGHDGKTNLDFTVPKTELIDAKKVVETFIADDEISEASYDECICKVSIVGVGMKSHTGVAAKAFQTMAAENINIMMISTSEIKVSMVIDEKYAELSVRSLHNAYSLDQ